The Watersipora subatra chromosome 7, tzWatSuba1.1, whole genome shotgun sequence genomic interval ATCAGTTGCTAGAACCTGGCGACATGAGAAAGTGGAGAGACTGGCTAGATGACATAGGAAAACTAGCCAACTTCAGCATCAAGCGCTGTCTGAAACCTCCGGGAAACATTAAAACAATCCAGTTACACCATTTCAGTGATGCGAGCAGTCAAGGTTACGGTGCCTGCTCATACCTGCGGTACACGACGGCAGAAGGAGAAATTGCGTGCCACCTCATCATGTCAAAGTCGAGAGTGGCTCCCTTAAAGAAAGTGACTACAATCCCTCGACTCGAGTTACAAGGAGCGGTTACGGCCTGCAGGCTAGCCAACCTGCTGAGAAAGGAGCTTAAGCTACCAATAGATAAAGAATTCTATTGGACAGACTCGACCATAACTCTAGGTTACATCAATAATGAAGCCAAACGGTTTCACGTGTATGTGGCTAATAGAGTCGCAGAGATCAGAAACTCGTCAGATGCAAGTCAGTGGAAAAAGGTATCCACGAAGGATAACCCTGCAGATCTCACATCGAGAGGCTGTATGGCAGAGCAAGTACAAATGGAAACATGGCTCACAGGCCCCGCCTTTCTCAAACAGAATGACATCAACAAGTACATAAGAGAACACACGGTGAACACCTCACTTCAAGCAGATGATCCTGAAATCCGAAGTATCACTTCTCTAGTAACAACTAAAACAATCACCCTGGCGAGCAAATTCACCAAGTTTAGCAGGTGGACGACTCTTATCAAAAGCCTAGCATTGCTCAAGAAAGTGATCACCGAATACAAGAAAAGGAAAGCAGAAGCCAAAACCACAAGAATATGGCGAAAACCGTCAATCAGCCCAGATGATCTTTTAAATGCAGAAAACTTCATACTTGGAGTAGTACAACAGGAAGCGTATCCTAGCATGGTGGGAGAAGAGTCCTTGAAAAATCTTAACCCCCAAATAGATGACAGGAACATACTCCGTGTTGGTGGGAGAACAATCTCAAACATCTGGAACAAGCCGATCATAATCCCAAAGCATAGCCATCTCAGCACCTTGATAACAAGACACTACCACGAAAAGATTTATCATATGGGATTCCGCAGCACCTTAGGAGCTGTGAGAGGAAATGGATACTGGCTGATCAACGAACCAGCCAATGTGAAGAGTGTTCTTAACAACTGTGTGGGATGTAAGCGCCTTCGAGGCAAGCTTGCCATGCAGTACATGGGAAATGTACCAAACGAACGGCTAGAGAGGGCTGCGCCTTTCACTCATATCGGGGCAGATGTCTTCGGACCATTCTACATAAAAGAGAGAAGAAGCGAAGTGAAACGCTGGGGGCTGTTGATAACCTGTTTCTACACCAGAGCAGTCCACATAGAACTGCTAGAGGAAATGACAACAGATTGTCTCATTCAGGCGATGAGATGCTTCATGGCTCTGCGAGGACCAATTCAGTCCATGACTGTTGACAACGGCACCAACTTCGTTGGTATGCGAAATGAACTGGCCAAAGAATCATGCGTGAACAACTCACAAATGAAAGGATATCTGGAACAGAACAGAATTGAGTTTCACTTCAACACACCCACTGCTAGCCACCAAGGTGGGGTAACGGAACGCATGATAAGAACAGCTAGAGACATCCTCAATGGTATGAGAATGCAATTCAAAATGGTAGATGCGAAAACACTGCGCACTGCATTTTATGAAGTTACAAACATCATCAACAGCCGGCCATTAACAGGTACCAAAATCACTGATGCTAATGATCCTGTTGTGACTCCCAACCTGCTCCTGAATGGCAAGGTTACCCCCTTAGTAGCACCCCCGCCGGGAACATTCGAGTCTGACGATGTTTACGGTAGGAAAAGATGGAAGCACTCCCAAGTGATTGCCGACGAGTTCTGGAGGACATGGAAAAATGAATACTTGAACATGATAATGAAAAGGCAAAAATGGACTCAGAAGAAGGAAAACATGTCAGTCGATGACATAGTAATGATTCAGGATGATAACATGGCAAGATGTGATTGGAGAATTGGAcgtgtatcaaatgcagtagcGGGTAAGGATGGTCTTGTGCGAACAGTTGAGGTAACCTTGGGGAACAGACTCATTGACCGGAATGGCAGACCTATACAGCAGGCAACAGTGCTGAATCGACCGATCACAAAAGTGGTTGTGGTTTTGAAAGCCTAGATTGACATTGGTTAGTTATCTTTATGTTATCcatgtagtagtagtagtagtagtaacactTGAGTTAGTTATTATGTTATGCAagtaagtagtaatagtatgCTATAACGCATAAGAGCAAAAGAGCCTATTGTTGTTGCAGTCAAgtaaaaccaataataaatttaacaaataaatttggtgggagtgtaaaataaaattaaatcaagAACCGGTTACCTTTGACAATATAAATAGATTTCATTCGTACACATCACCAATGGCACATCACTCATCCCGAATAGATTATGAAAACATCCGTAAGCAATTAACTTCTTCATACTCATTCTGTCTGAGCCACAAAGTCATCCACATTAGGATGTGTCAACATGTTTTAATCAAAGTCAGCAATAATAGCATTTTCTTTTCCCGCCATGCCAGTTAACGATCGAATGATAACCACCCACAGAAATTTTACCTAGGCAGTTGCTGTACAGTAGCACAATCAACAAGATGTAAAATTATAGTCTAACCTGAGCAAAGCTATACAAGCCTTAATATACTCTTAATCAGGATTGTGGGAACGGAGGCAAGGTCAGTTTATCAAAGTAATActgaattattataaaattgcaATATTTGACTCACTATTATTGTTTTTCTTAAGATTTGCTATGTTTTAATCACTATCTGTAACTAGTAATGTGAACACACACTCATGAATTTATAATCTTTTAGATTTCACGGTGTGGTGAGGTATAACGAGAATCAACTTGTCAATAAACTTCTAAACGGCTCACTACATCAGTGCATCTTAATCTAACTCTCACAATCCGGTGTTTTTAGAGTTTTCTCAAAACtctacatgtgtaatataataatacattatatataataatgtattataCGTAGgcttataatatattatatacatgtagtatgtcatatatgtaatatatcatatatataatatattatatataataatataatataagtaataatTATAGGTAatatgttacatgtatgtatacatataatataatatattatacattcaTATATGTTATGCCAAAATATTCTGAAAAATTCTAATGTTCTATTGTTCTCAAGAAAACATACATTAGTGTTGTTTAAGTATGTGcttataaaaaatcattttaatcagtacaaaaacaacaatatatCAAATGTTTAGCTCACTTATTTCAACCGAGTGTGACATATGTTAATGTTACAATTTTCTAAAGTTTcccttaaaaaaaattaaaatatttcatttctaATACTAATGCAAATGGGTAATATGGGAACATTGGCGCTACTTGTCAGTTACTGCTATACTGTGAGCCAGAAATAACCCATTAATCTGACCTTGGAAAGAAACTATCTCTAGGATAGACAGAgcatcattgtttataagctttcCAAAAAGAATTTGgaaatatctttatttttaataccaATGCAAATGCAAATTAAAGGAACATACCAGTCAATTTTCAGTTGCCGCTATGTTGTGAGCCAGAAACTACCCATCAATCTGCTCTTGGAGAGAGACTATCCTTAGGATAAACCGAGCATGATTGTTTGTGTGTATCTGTTTTGGATTATTGAAAATGACTATCAGTATTAATGATATGGCGTAAATATGGCTGACTATTGCAGTTTTATGTGAACAACAGCCTAAATACCAAATTAGGGCTTCAACATCGTaacattaaattaattttagtgGCTGATAAGAGCAGTGGTTCCTAACCATGTTGACCCTACTGAGCCCCACAAGTTTCATGTAGTTTCAGCAAACCTTTGtttattagaaaataaaatgtgaTATTTTACCTTGAAGAGGGGGGTGCCCGTATTGACTGGTGTCCAAAATGAACTGTACATTAACATCACTATGCCCTAAGAACAAGACCAATACAATGCATGAACTCATACCAAATTACATATCTTTTCATGAAGACATGGCCTTGTAAATCAGTGTGACTTCTGTTGTTGCCTTTGAGAAACCTTCACGAAATATCGGAGATGAACATTGAACCTGTTTGGAAACTCTGAGTTGGACGGAGTCACCTCAAAAGTTGCTTTTTAAGTTCTACAACTTAAAAATGTTGGTTGAGCGACAAACCTGTGGTAAAGCTTTTACCGAAAGGTTACATATTCCATTCAACAGATTTTGCTCAAAGTTTAATAATAAATCAACAAATAGGACAAAGGAGATTATTCTAGCATTCTGACATAAATCTTACTGTAAGATGAACCAAGCAACCAATCAAGTTTCTCTCTATGTTTCTATTGTCTGGTGCTACTTCTCGATGTGATTTGCTACTCCCGGAgcatctaaaaaaaattttgttttttcaaacTTTGGCCAAACTTTATAGCTCTTTGTATGGCgtaataaacatttttatgcgTATCACTTTTAATTATTGTCTGCTTTTGGTAATGTGTCTCTCATAGCTAGTCTCGGTCATTTTTCAAAAGTGAGATTGAATGCTACTTGACTAAAAAGAATTTAGTGGCTAACTCTTTTGAATCTGTAGGTCTGCGGCTTACCACAACAACTCTGAGATGCTGCTGAGCTGAGGAACTAGTTTCAGGCAGAAAATAACAAAGAGGCTAAGAACCGTCGCTGTGAACCAGACATGCAGATAATTTTTTGCCAAAGGTAGTTTACGAGAGACATTTACATGACAtcaacttttattgttttttcttGAGGTTTATGAagcaattatttctatgatataTAGTACATGAGCCATGGCCTTCTAACTGCTGTTACTGGCAGTAAACTCAACTACAAGTATTGCCGTGACCGGAAACCatcttattaaaaaaataaaaccttCAGACTTGAGACAGAGGAAGTCTAGAAAAGGGACAGTAGAAAACTTCACCATAAACGAGCTCAAAATGACCTAATTTCccactttttaaaaattgttagttTGTAGAAATCAAGAAAGAAATGTgtgtttaaaatatgaaaataccAACAGACCTTGAGTGAGCCATCTAAACTTCGTACAACAGGTTGCCCACCATTAACCATAAGAGCCGTGATAAATGACGTTATATGATCAATCAGTCTCAACTACTTTCCACTGGTCGTTGGCATGTTATGttttgtgtaatataatatcaaataaACCATGTAATGACGAACCATTGCAACAAAAACCTGTCTAATGCATCTATCCTTTCACTCACCAATGACTAGGCGCATCAAACACGCTTCATTACCCTATTTCAGTCTGTACAGCTGAATTGAAGGAATGCATTAGACACTAGAAGAACTTAGAATGGACAActgaataaaaattttattacaattagttgatcattttatttaaatacatttcTCTCCTTCCCATTACAGTACACTTTTCATATTTCATGACTTCAAGTAAATATTTTACGAAACACACTTTCGACGTTTCTCAGCAACTTGACCTTTCTTGCAGGTAGTTCTGGTGTTAAAACAGCCAGAGTACTAGTACAAGTAAACCAGTCACTAGTCATACAGTAATAACGCATAAACTATCATGTCAGTTTATATACAGAGTAGTTTTTTTATAGGTAATTCGCTTTGTCTGTAGTCATGGCAACTATCTTGTGCGGTTTGTCTTATTATCACCTTCTGCAAGAGTGCTCAAGGAAGTTGTTTATAATCAAGTATTGTTGTAGACACTGTGTATTTTCTCTAAATGTGCTGACTCATGCTAAGAGATGCAAATTTGTAGCATGAGATTTAGGCTGTTGTTCTTTGAGCACGTTGATAACGAAtgcaaaatataatgataaaagttttttgtaCCATTGACTACTGAAACATAATGAGCCCATAGTAAATTCATATGGTGCCAtaagagattatcaggtgtgcCTACAAAGCACAGATAACAAGTATGAGCATAATGAAAGTGGTTGGTTAGTATAATAGGTGTTAGAATGTTGGTAAACCAAACCAAAGGTTGTGGGTTTGGGTTCATTTGAAAATCAACTTCATTCCTGTGGCGCTATGAACAAACAGATGGACAAACGTATAGACCGgtaaacagacaaacagacaaacgcAGCTCTAATTGTAGCAAAGAGTTTAAAACTGTTCAAAACTATGaacaataatttaaaataaatagaattaTCGCAGAACTTTAGAGTTCACCTACAATATCTAAGGCGTATCATATGTTTCATAAGCTGGTCTGTTCTTATTGCTTGCACCAGAAATACCAACCATTTTTCTCGACAAGCATTTTCACTCTCTACCCTAAGTACTTTGTTCATAAAACTAGCCACCAGAAGCATTTCCCACAATAATCTTCGAGTAATGGCTTTCCCTGCACCTATTCTGTGGTCAGAAAAAGACAGAGCTATACGCTGCACGGAGATCTTGACAGAAACTGTCTGCCTGAGTTATCTTGGAAACCATTTACGCATAACTGTGATGAAATCATATCTTTCTATAACTTATTTAGTACACGCGTGTACGCTGTCGGCAACCTATTAGCTATATAGATGTTATTGTGAACAGAATGTCTTTAGTTTAAATTACCTTCGTAGTCAATGCTGGCCGTTTAACAAATATTGTTAAAGTTATACCTTTGCAAGTCTATCTATCAAACGGGTTCAATCCCAGTTAGGTTGAGGAAAGGCTTATAGAATGGTAAGCAAAATGGAAGCCATGTGTAGAATGCGCTTTGTAACTTCTAAACTGAGACCTCGAGTCAAGATCATCATTAAAAGTTTGGTAAAGGCAAAACCAGGAATCCGGCTGCGTTACACTGATTACAAAGGTTCGTGAAAAGCATCTGCACAGATTTATAGCTGTGTCGACTTGAAGATGGGAGCATATCAAATTCtaaaagattttatcggaaagtgtaaatacttttttatcatcttagattttgtttgttgttttagaagatctgactgccaggaagtttcaagattaacatcaccaaaacttgatcgcagttaaaacgctcaaaagaaaaatatgtgcccatGCTTTTCCCAAAATGACCTCAATAGTTGAGCTTCCTGTTTGACTCTCTTGTTATTGACATCGGCAATTGTGTTTAAGTTGCAGTGTTTTGTGTCTTAATTagcatatattttgttttgtattttatcataattgttagaataaaacattaaatatagTTTTAGATGCAATGCTATAGAAGtctcaaatgatttaaagatagGTTGGTTAAAATTTGTCCTGTTGAATTTTACTAAATGCTGTGTGAACGTATGGTTTGAGCACCagaactgtgatcaagttttgttgattttaatcttgacacattctggcagtcagatcctctaaaacaacaacaaagtTCTAGATGAGAGAAAAATTCACATTCTGATAATTTCTACTAAAATCTGATGTTATCCCATCCTTAATTGGTTTATGAAAGCATGTATAGTTGCTTGGTTACTCACAAATCACAGCTTGAATATTTAGAAGCAAATATAGAGCTTTTTAGCTAGCCTGCGATTCTAAGCATACATTTGGGGGTCTGGGTTTGAAACGCCCATAGTAGTTCATTAAAGATATTTGGTTTTGTGGTAATGAAACTCAGCATGAGCTCACGAGCAAGCATGCAATAGCCAGACATGTCTATATAACTTTGTCAGTTAGAGAGCCTTAGGCCATACTGACTAACTCTATGAAAGACATGTTGACGGCCGAATACATTTGTTGTTTCGCTTGGTCTTTATTAGGTAATTCAGTTGAGGTTTTAGTTTCCAGGGAAAAGCAGTCAAATTTCATGGGTTACTAGTGCATTTTCTCCCACAAGTAGTCTATGAATAAGAGGCATAAGCAGTCTTACCGCTATACTGGATGGCGTTAATCATGTTTTTACTGAGGGAGCCATCAATGCCACTGACCACATTTGTATGCGTCGGCTAGATAAATTTTGAGACATGAAAGATTGTGGTCATACAGCTATGGTCGTAAAAGCCATGCTGCGGCTTGCGAATGGATAAACAAATGGATAAACAAGCTTTCGACGGAGGTGAACAATTCTCCGAAGAGAGTGCTTCTGTATGCCTGCGGCTTTGTAATTGCTTCCCTCCGACCCCTGAGCCTTTgagaatgaaaaatggctgAGAGATGAGATTGAATTCAGGATAGGACAATCGAGCCAAGCCTGGCTATTCTCCTGTTTGCCAAATTGTCCAAAGACATCAAAGGTTCTCGAAAGTGATTGTCTAACAGCTTCCGCACATGCCGTTTGATAAATAAAagggactagtttttgatttgCGGTATGCGGTATATCAACAGACTTTATGACACTATTTGTTTTGAATTTAGCTAGCTCAAAGAAAAAAGATGAGTTTTCGAGTCTGACTGTCATATCGGCTCTACCTTGATAATAGTTGCTCGTTATTTGTCACAAAAGTCTTATTCAcgtctgcagacaggcattaCGTTAGCAAAAGCTGCAACTGTATGAAAGACATGTTGACAGGCTGGATATGTAGGGCTACTGTTGTTTTGCTTGATCTTCATAAGGCAATTCAGTTGAGGTTTTCATTTCCAGGGAAAAGCAGTCAAATTTCATGGCTTGCAGCTTTAAAGTACAACACTTGTTTATTTTGCACTCGACTCAAAATTTAATCGTTCCAgttaaaacattgaaatagCTTGTATATTATTTGGTACTTGTCACTTTTCCCTGCTCTTGGTGCTTTGATCACTTCGAAGGGAACTTTCTCATTTGACAGCTTCTTAGGCAGCAGAGCGATTCGATTCATACTGTTGTATGTTGTGGTAATTTTACTGCTTCTCTTGATTATCCTCTAGTGTATAAAGGTTGGTTCGAGCTATATCACCATATTTTGGCACTGATGCCACAGTACTTCGGTGATCGgcgatgataacgatgttcacactatcataaaCCTATCCCGTTTGCATAaggaaatactccgtgacaCAATGTTCCCAtttctgtttttaaatttttgcgaataaatttttttattttcgcGTACTGGAATTAAATTCTAGtgccgcagcgactatcataaacggatatgAAGAAATCACGCTATCTGCGTCCGCGAATTACTATCGCCAAAGTGGTTCATAAttgaaaggcggtcgtcgatgctcggcgaaatatcgggaaagtttgacagctgcaaactttcccaacGTGTCCGcaatgcttcgtcgatgccatcggttcacggttcacataatcgacgattaacgccgaaaggaaaacgctgacaaacggcgatatagtgtgaaccagctcTCAGACATACATACAGTCATTGCCAGTTTGCAAAAAGATGtaaaaaacataatatatagCGGACAATTTGACATATAACAAGTTATAATATgtcaaataatatattataatatattataatatattatatgtcaaaCCATTCATTTGATCAATTGACTAACTGTAGCCCGTTTTTTTAATGATTCTTGCAAGACATAATGTGCAAAATACttatgtttgaaatgaaattatgactaataaagtaatataaaacttgATAGCTCAAACTATTCTCATAAGTGTCTCAAATATCAAGTCATCGCTTTATAAAGCTGTTCAACCAAATGCACAAACGGGATTTCGTCTACTTCTAAAGATGTGTTCGAGAACTTTGAAAGGTTGGCCACTAGCCGTGACTAATTGGAAGGAATATTTTTGCAGAATCTTAGTTTAGGAAGGCTTTCTGTAGCTTTTTGATTTCGTTGAACTCTTGACTCGCGCAATACTAGAAATTTTTTGGCGTCGCTGTTAGCTGACACTGTGATGCTCTACATTAACTATACATCCCAAATGAGCCGTTACCATGGCTCCAAGGCTTTTGCCAACTCTGCTATTTATACTAGAAAAAATGTCACAAATTTCTTGAGGTTGTTATTCTTCCGCGCATCAAGTTGATAATGCTGACTCGAGGGATTCGGCTATCTTTGGAGCTGCTGCCAGCTAGTTCTGACAACCGTTGATAGGATCAGGTTGATTGCGGTTAACCAAGGCTGAAGTCGTATGGATTGCAGGGAGAGTGACAACGTCTGGATAGATGCGCGTACACAATGAATGTTAGTCATACCTAACTTCATTTGAATGCTGATGTCCCGCAGGCATCAAATGAGAGTGATAGCCTAGGCTCCAAAAATCCTTGGGCCTTATAACAGCAAACTAGAGAAATTAAACTGTGAATGTAAGAAAAGGGTACAACCACTTATGCATTACTAAAACGATTTGTTCATTTTAAGTTAGTAGAATTGTCAATCGACTCTTTCGGCTTGCaagtaatttaaaaattaaacagctCTGAAGTTAACTTATTGGTTTTTGAGAATAATCTAGGATAGAAGGCTACCATCTGTTAAACATTATCCAATCAAACTCTCTCACACCTTTCTAACTTCAACTTTTCATTGTTCAATAATGCCTGCAACTTGCCTGCAAGTTGCAGGCATTATCAAGTTGAAAAGTGAGCGTGAAGTTGAAAATGTAACAATTTACTTATTCAAAAACAGTAATATCTCTAACTATGTTTTATACAGAGTAAAAGGCTATAAGTAGTTTACTAACAACATAGCAGCTGATTGGCTGGATTCTGGATAGTTGATGTGTTAGTTATATGCAATCAGCTTTTGACTCACGATCATCTTCATATACAAACTTTTCGATGTAAAATTCTAACGTATATTTTTTACGCAGTACAATTTCATTGTTATTCTACAACTTATGAAATCTTGTTAAACATTGTAGTACTgtagaaaaaagtgaaaaacttttttaaattgaaataaaacaagATGATGAGAACAAATAAATCAATTTAATTTCAACtatgtctagtgtaagttaaaTTAAACTATGACACGTATTCTATCATTCACCTTGTTAATGAACCCCTGCAATGCTGGGCCCACCTGTCACTTTATGTCTCTAAGGTAAAGTAGGTAAAAAGATTTGTACTAATggctttgtttaattttgtttgataatttttattttgataattttatttttgatcaAATAGTTTAGTTGTTTGCAAttcattttttacatatttgtacCTTATGGATTTTAATGCTACATGTGTATGTGATTGTTTGaagtaattattattgtttctgagctttagaataattttgaaaatatacaatatagttaCGGTTAAAAGATTATTCTGTCCATGGTTCAACCAGGTTCAACATATGACAGTTTCAGCCATATTTAGCTAGTGAACAGGTGACAAGTAGTGACAAGTGACAAGTAGTGACAAGTACTGACAAGTGACAAGTAGTGACAAGTGACAAGTAGTGACAAGTGGTAAAAAGTAGTGAAAAGTAGTGAGTAATGAATGACAAGTAGTGACAAGTAGCGGTGACAAGTTGTGACAAGTAGTGACAAGTGACAAGTAGTGACAAGTAGTGACAAGTAGTGACAAGTAGTGACCAGTGAAAATGTAGTTGAATAAATCACTcttcttaaagatgaacttacacaaaattttagtagattttatcagaaaatattttcaGCTCAGATTCGAGCGAAAGAGTGATTACAGCGTTTATAGTGACACCTCAGAGCAAGCGAACACGTGATTATGACTTCTATAGCTGCAAAGAGACGACAGAAAAAAGACACGTAGCGCTGCAACTCGAACGCAATAGCCATGATCAATAAAGAAAGAGAAAGGTAACCGCgtaactagtgacatcattttggcatTTATTTTTCCTTCATGCgatttaactgcaatcaagttttgttaattttaatcattAAACATCCTgccaatcagatcacctcaaacatcaaaaacagtcacgaatgttagaaaaatatcgatactttccgataaaatctactaaaattttgtgtaagttcatttgtAAGAGCTGGTCACATACTGATTGCTAGTCTATGAGCAGCGAGACACTAGGTGGCAGGTGCCAGCTAGACTACCTTCACATGAAAGGGAGTTGTTAAGTCATCACACACATGCTGACTAAGTTCACAGAAATGAATGACAACACCCTCTGCAGTGTGACTCTCTGCATCAGCTGTACAGTTATTGTTGTTAATTATGGCAATGCTTTattaattgataaaatattctTCGATATATCTATGACTATGATGAATATTTACTGAAAATTACATGctttaaaatcaaaataacaTTTCTGTCGCCAGAAAGTCGGTGATAGAGCTATTTCCTCGCCATTATGAAAAAGGTAGGAACATCTGAGGGGATAGTTTGCCATCATCCATATGCcttgttttattatttgtcCAGTTTTGTGTGAGTACTGGAGACAACATTCAATAATAACATTATGGACATAACGTTCAATGTTTTTATCTCAAGATCTTAGGTTTGTAGGTATTTTATGTACAAAGTGTAGAAGAGACGATGCCGGATGTTAGTAACACATACTAACTAGACAGTGAGCCCTCTGCTAAAAGAAATTGCAAGAATACTTCCCTGCAACGCTTCAGGCTCCCAAATTGTTAACAAAGTGAAACAAAGTGAGCAACAGAGCTTTGTTTATCAACTAACTTTGACTCATGCATTTCAGGATGTAATTATTAGTTTTCTTGGTAGTTTCAATGCTGCACTAACTAGTTGGTCATTTTGGAAACTTCAATAGTAATCTAATGTTGCCAAATCACGCTTCCCCTTTACATTGAGTGCGGAGCTAGGatttttgagaaaaaattttttttttgtaaataacaaACCTTTTTAAACCTCAATAATAAGTGGAAAGTAGAAGAAGCCACAATAAGTTAGCTGCATTTCGATTGGCTGTAACCAGAGCATCTGTCTTTCCAATTGGTCATTACGATGATGCTTATGCAATTCTCTGGAATATCAGTCGATAAATGTTAACTTTATTTACAATAGTCAGTGCCGTTTAAAGCAAATTAGATTATGGAACAAAAAATAGTCgagtaaattatgtgtattgaaaTAAAAAGCTCTTTTCACACAATGCTGTTCTATTATGTAAATTGGCAAGATGTTGGTATCAAGTATAATGTGTAGTAGTTTTTTGGGAAAGTtggaatgtaatggatggtcaggcagattggagataTGGTTTGAATATTTTTGTTGAGTAGTTTGCTTTTCCTTTATTACTTCGTCTAAGTTTTTTTTTTGAAAAGTGACTTTTTTTCACTGAAAACATCAGAAGTTGTCATCATGCTATCACACTTCAACTGCGTACGCTTAATATAAACTTATCTTATACTAGTGATCATAGTAATCCCAGTTGTTGTC includes:
- the LOC137401059 gene encoding uncharacterized protein; its protein translation is MEWNLESDSFHFSAPETNNAMITKRNVLSKIAQIYDPMGLISPLILKGKLILQRPIIIPKHSHLSTLITRHYHEKIYHMGFRSTLGAVRGNGYWLINEPANVKSVLNNCVGCKRLRGKLAMQYMGNVPNERLERAAPFTHIGADVFGPFYIKERRSEVKRWGLLITCFYTRAVHIELLEEMTTDCLIQAMRCFMALRGPIQSMTVDNGTNFVGMRNELAKESCVNNSQMKGYLEQNRIEFHFNTPTASHQGGVTERMIRTARDILNGMRMQFKMVDAKTLRTAFYEVTNIINSRPLTGTKITDANDPVVTPNLLLNGKVTPLVAPPPGTFESDDVYGRKRWKHSQVIADEFWRTWKNEYLNMIMKRQKWTQKKENMSVDDIVMIQDDNMARCDWRIGRVSNAVAGKDGLVRTVEVTLGNRLIDRNGRPIQQATVLNRPITKVVVVLKA